The segment TACGAAAGCGAGCTGCTGCGCCGCATCGATCCGCAGCACCGCAGCCTGGGGCAGTTCTTTCAGGACGAGATCGCCACGCCACTCGGCCTCGACTTCTACATCCGTCTCCCCGAGACGATCCCGAATTCACAATTGGCGACCCTTGACAGCCCCGGCCTCCTTGCGCGGCTCCTCGGCTTTCCGCTCCGTCTCTCGCTCGCCCTCTTTAATCCCCGCGCTAACATCGTTCGGGCAATCGCCGGCTCCATGCTCTTCCACGACCCCGAGCGTATCTATGTCCGCAACTTCGAGGTGCCGGCGGGGGGCGGCGTCGGTACGGCGCGCGCCATCGCCCGCGCCTACGGCGTCTTCGCGACCGGTGGCCGCGAACTCATGCTCCGCCCGGAGACGCTCCGCGCACTGTCGGCACCGGCTGTTCCGCCGACCCGCGGCTTCTATGACGAGTGCATGCTGAACGACGGCGTCCACTTTACCCTCGGCTTCATGCAGCACTGCCCGGTCTGGCCCTTTGGGAGCGCCGGTTCCTTCGGCATGCCCGGCGCTGGCGGCTCCCTCGGCTTCGCCGACCCCGAGAGCGGCATTGGCTTCGCCTACGTGACCAACCAGCTGGGGACAGCGCTGGTCGGCGATCCCCGTGAGCTGGCGCTGCGAAACGCGGTATACTCCATCGTAGCAGGGGCGAGAGCCGGCTAACCAGGGGCTGGCGCTTAACCCTCATACGACTGGAGGTGCGCGCATGCGAAAGCTGAAGCTGAGCAAGGCCTTTACCCTGATCGAACCGGGGCCGGTGGTCCTCGTGACGACGCATGATGGAGAGAAAAGCAACATCATGACGATCTCCTGGACGATGGTTCTCGATTTCACCCCGCTCTTTGCCCTCACCACGGGGGCATGGAATCACTCTTTCGGCGCGTTGCAAAGGAACAGGGAGTGCGTCATTGCCATCCCCACCGTTGATCTCCT is part of the Deltaproteobacteria bacterium HGW-Deltaproteobacteria-4 genome and harbors:
- a CDS encoding EstA family serine hydrolase, yielding MKHHNAVRIEGHVSAGFEPVRDAFIENFSQRHELGGACCVYRRGEKVVDLWGGVRNKATGELWEADTMALVYSTTKGLAAMTLAIAHSRGWLDYDEPVATYWPEFAQQGKERITVRQLLAHQAGLFAFDEQADRSLIADLDRLAVVLARQKPAWEAGTRQAYHAITLGYYESELLRRIDPQHRSLGQFFQDEIATPLGLDFYIRLPETIPNSQLATLDSPGLLARLLGFPLRLSLALFNPRANIVRAIAGSMLFHDPERIYVRNFEVPAGGGVGTARAIARAYGVFATGGRELMLRPETLRALSAPAVPPTRGFYDECMLNDGVHFTLGFMQHCPVWPFGSAGSFGMPGAGGSLGFADPESGIGFAYVTNQLGTALVGDPRELALRNAVYSIVAGARAG